TATATAGATGTTGGATATAATTTTATTATAATTGATACTCCCCCAAGTTTGGATTTTGCTTTAACTAATGCTTTAGTTTGTTGTAACAATGTAATTGTCCCCTTGACAGCAGAAAAATGGACAATTGAAAGTTTTGACCTTTTGAAATTTTTTATGAAAAAAATAGGTGTAGAACTGCCTACTTATTTTATAATAACGAGATTTAAGAAAAATAATACACATAAGCAATTGTTGGAAATGCTGAACTCCAAAGAAAATTTTTTAGGAATGATATCAGAAAGAGAAGATTTAAATAGAAGAATTGCTAGTAATTCTTCTTTTGATTTTCAAATGGATTATATAAAAGAATATAAAAATTCATTAATAAATTTTTATGCAAAATTAAAATAATTTTAGTTATAAGTTCAACGCGTTGAACTTATAACTAAGGAGGCTTGTTATGAAAAATAATACAAAATTAATAATCAATAAAAGGGATATTGATTCTGAGGGGAATGCATTACTTGTAGATTCTTCTAATGTTAGTAAAAATGGTGTTGAAACAGATCGTTATAATACTTTGAAAAAGAAATTGTATGTAAACCTTAGAGAAGGAGTTTCTAATAGAGTAGAATGTATGAAAATCTTAAAAGAAATTAAAGATAATGAATACTATAAACTTGATGGATACAAAAGTTTCGATGCTTTTATAAAGGATTATGATGTTGCAAAAACTCAAGCGTATAACTATTTGAAAATTGCCAATGCAATAGAAGCAGGAGTTATTGAGGAACAATATGTATTAGATAATGGATTTAGATTAATATTAAGTGTATTGAAAGATAAAGAAAGTCCAGTATTGAAAAAATCTAAACAAAACTTAATAAAACCATTAAGATTTCAACTTAAAACTGAAGAAAGTTATGATTTTTACAAAAGCAATGCTAAATTTACAAGTTTTATGATGCAAGAGATTTTTGAAAATCAAAAAGATTTGATTAGTAAACTTTTAAAAATGTATAAACAATTAAAAGGATAACCTATGAACAATTTAGCATACAAAACATATAATATAGAAAGTATAAAAAACGAATTTTTAAATATAGGGTTTAGCAAGGAAGCAATAGATTTTGTTTTCCTACATAATGATAATTACAACTTTGAATTTTTAAAAGAGAAATTAATTGATGTAGAGAAGAATTTGCAAAAAGACATATCTAATTTAGATGCCAAAATAGACAATGTTGAAAAGAATTTAAATTTAAAAATAGATGGTTTGAATATCAAAATAGACAATGTAGAAAAGAGCTTAAATGCCAAAATAGATAGTTTAGATACTAAGATAGATAATGTAGAGAAGAATTTAAATATTAAAATAGATAGTGTTAAAAATGAACTTAATTCTAAAATAGATAGTTTAGACGCCAAAATAGACAATGTAGAAAAGAGCTTAAATGCCAAAATAGATAGTTTAGATACTAAGATAGATAATGTAGAAAAAACTTTGCAAAAAGATATATTTAGCTTGAATACTAAAATAGATAGTGTAGAAAAAACCTTACAAAAGGATATATTTAGCCTAGATAATAAAATAAATGTTTTAAAAAACGAACTTACTGCAAGCAATAGAACAATACAAGTAATTTTAATAATGGGAATAACGCTTGCTCCAATTATCTATTCTATATTCAATAAATATTTTTTAAATTAAGAATGATTAAAATTTTATAAAGCAATAAGTTAGTATATAGCTTTAAAATAGAACTTATTTGAATTTTTTAATAAGATAATTTAAATAAGTTCTTTTGTTTTAACAAATACAAATTGATTTTAATTCTAAATTAGACTATACTCAATTGTTGAAAAGCTTTTAAAAAATAATTTTAATAAGTGAATTCGGTTAAACCCTAGACTTTATTAAGTTCTTATACAAGAGAATTTAATAAAGCTTTTATTAATTATAATAATTTCTGTAAAAAGTTGGTAAAAATAGTTTTTGCTATATATATGTATATATATAGCAAAAAAAGTATATTGCTATCAAAAAAATCCAATTAAGTTGGGTTTAGCTAAGTTCTTTAACAAAAGAATTTAAATAAGCCCAACTATTTTTTTGTAAAAATTTTTGTAAAAAAGTTGGCAAAAATAGTTTTTGCTATTTTAGTTATTACTAAAATATAAGGAGTAAAAACATGACAAACATGTCAAATAATAATCCACAAGACATTAATCAAGGAGAGCTCAAAATGACAAGTGTTAATCAACAAAGTTTTACTGGTTGTGAAATATTTGAGGAAAAATCTTCTCCCATTAAAGAAAAAAGCAAATTAAGCAAAATATGCAAGAAATTACCAGGAATAAGTAATCAAGAATGTTTTAGATTTAATCGAAATATTGATTTTAGTATACAAAGAAACAAACTTGATAAATACGGTGCTAGTGAAGTAGGCAATATTCTTGTTGGAGGTGCTGGGCTGAAGGATTTAATGATAAACAGAATGCTTAAATATTTTGATATGAGCCTACCTTTTGAAGAGAATTTATATATGCTCAAGGGCAAAGAGTTAGAGAATTTAGGATTTAGAGAATTTGTTAAAGCATACGGTGATAATATTGATATTTTATATAAAAACAAATATGCCAATGGAGTTGATAAGTATAACTATTTCAAAAAAATGGGCAGTTCAGAAACTTTAGTGGGCTCAACAATTGATGGCTGGTTTATTAATAATAATGGCGATTTAGAATTATTAGAGATTAAAAGTAGCGACTCTAATTATATGAGTAGCGCTATTGACAAATATAATAAAAATGGCAATTTTTTAAGCAGCAAATATTTTTTCAAATATTATGTGCAGGCGCAAATGCAGCTAGCATGTACTGGTCTTGAGCATTGTAATTTGTTCTTTTTAATAGATGCTGCATCAATTAACTGTAAGATTAAGAGAAATGAGGCCTTAATATCAAAAGTGTTTGAATTTGTTAATAAATGTGAATTAGAAATTATAAATTTAAAAAAAGATATTTATAGTAACCATAGAGAGGAATACTTAATGGCACATAATTTTAACGAGGATACGTTTATAAAACTTGTTGAGGATTTAGTAGAAAGGAGTGATTTTTATAGTTCTGGAGTTGAGTTTGATTGGGCAAGAGAATTTATAGAATATGTTGATTGCGTAGACCTTGAAATTATGGATAGGCAAGTTGCTGAAAATGTTGCGTGTGATCTAATGGATGTTGATAGTGCAAAAAAAGAATTAAACAAAACACAAAACGAACACAAAAAAATAGAAAAGCCTCTTAAAGATTTCATCAAAATGAAAACCGACAATATTACGAATACATGTCCACTAATTGAGCATGTAAATTATAGGTTTAGAGAATTTGTGTTCACTTTTGATTCTAAGAAAAGAGCAATATCAGATAGATTAAGTGGTTTATTGCCAACAAGTGAAACATTGTTTTTCCCTAGCAATATAGCATTTTCAAATAGTGTTGGTGTCCCCATGTGAATGGGTGCACTAAAAAATTAAA
The window above is part of the Borreliella mayonii genome. Proteins encoded here:
- a CDS encoding ParA family protein; the encoded protein is MDTKKPKIITIASIKGGVGKSTSAIIFATLLAQKYKVLLIDIDTQSSTTSYYYDDIQKSSIDLRKNNIYEVLIEKLDINRSIVNVANNLDLIPSYLTLHSINAFGYKHTFDEFRLKKELKYIDVGYNFIIIDTPPSLDFALTNALVCCNNVIVPLTAEKWTIESFDLLKFFMKKIGVELPTYFIITRFKKNNTHKQLLEMLNSKENFLGMISEREDLNRRIASNSSFDFQMDYIKEYKNSLINFYAKLK
- a CDS encoding chromosome replication/partitioning protein, encoding MKNNTKLIINKRDIDSEGNALLVDSSNVSKNGVETDRYNTLKKKLYVNLREGVSNRVECMKILKEIKDNEYYKLDGYKSFDAFIKDYDVAKTQAYNYLKIANAIEAGVIEEQYVLDNGFRLILSVLKDKESPVLKKSKQNLIKPLRFQLKTEESYDFYKSNAKFTSFMMQEIFENQKDLISKLLKMYKQLKG
- the bdr gene encoding Bdr family repetitive protein: MNNLAYKTYNIESIKNEFLNIGFSKEAIDFVFLHNDNYNFEFLKEKLIDVEKNLQKDISNLDAKIDNVEKNLNLKIDGLNIKIDNVEKSLNAKIDSLDTKIDNVEKNLNIKIDSVKNELNSKIDSLDAKIDNVEKSLNAKIDSLDTKIDNVEKTLQKDIFSLNTKIDSVEKTLQKDIFSLDNKINVLKNELTASNRTIQVILIMGITLAPIIYSIFNKYFLN
- a CDS encoding DUF244 domain-containing protein, with product MTNMSNNNPQDINQGELKMTSVNQQSFTGCEIFEEKSSPIKEKSKLSKICKKLPGISNQECFRFNRNIDFSIQRNKLDKYGASEVGNILVGGAGLKDLMINRMLKYFDMSLPFEENLYMLKGKELENLGFREFVKAYGDNIDILYKNKYANGVDKYNYFKKMGSSETLVGSTIDGWFINNNGDLELLEIKSSDSNYMSSAIDKYNKNGNFLSSKYFFKYYVQAQMQLACTGLEHCNLFFLIDAASINCKIKRNEALISKVFEFVNKCELEIINLKKDIYSNHREEYLMAHNFNEDTFIKLVEDLVERSDFYSSGVEFDWAREFIEYVDCVDLEIMDRQVAENVACDLMDVDSAKKELNKTQNEHKKIEKPLKDFIKMKTDNITNTCPLIEHVNYRFREFVFTFDSKKRAISDRLSGLLPTSETLFFPSNIAFSNSVGVPM